One window of the Anaeromyxobacter dehalogenans 2CP-C genome contains the following:
- the tpx gene encoding thiol peroxidase — translation MAQVTLKGNPIHTNGELPAVGAKAPDFTLTTGDLKDVTLAEWKGKRKILNIVPSLDTAVCATSTRKFNENAGKLANTVVLVVSADLPFAQKRFCTTEGLQNVVPLSLIRGKHMAKDYGVLLQDGPLAGLTARAVVVLDEADKVVYRQLVPEIGQEPDYDAALAAAKQ, via the coding sequence ATGGCCCAGGTCACGCTGAAGGGCAACCCCATCCACACGAACGGCGAGCTCCCCGCCGTCGGCGCCAAGGCGCCGGACTTCACGCTCACCACCGGCGACCTGAAGGACGTCACGCTGGCCGAGTGGAAGGGCAAGCGGAAGATCCTGAACATCGTCCCCAGCCTCGACACCGCGGTGTGCGCGACCTCCACGCGCAAGTTCAACGAGAACGCGGGCAAGCTCGCGAACACCGTGGTGCTGGTCGTCTCCGCCGACCTGCCGTTCGCGCAGAAGCGCTTCTGCACCACCGAGGGGCTGCAGAACGTGGTCCCGCTCTCGCTGATCCGCGGGAAGCACATGGCGAAGGACTACGGCGTGCTGCTCCAGGACGGCCCGCTGGCCGGCCTCACCGCGCGCGCGGTGGTGGTGCTCGACGAGGCCGACAAGGTCGTCTACCGGCAGCTCGTCCCGGAGATCGGGCAGGAGCCCGACTACGACGCCGCGCTCGCCGCGGCGAAGCAGTAG
- a CDS encoding ABC transporter ATP-binding protein — protein MEPVVEIRGVRKQFGGLTALERVDLEIRAGEIFALLGPNGAGKTTLISIIAGLLRATEGEVRVLGKDVVRDYRHTRRAIGLVPQEINFDPFFTVEETLRIQAGYFGVALAEERLVEILRALDLLGKRTVNSRALSGGMKRRLLIGKALVHDPKVLFLDEPTAGVDVELRRSLWEYVRTLRARGTTVVLTTHYLEEAEELADRVGVIDRGRLLALEGKDELLRRHGAKTLRLVLDVPRAVVPPSLAALGGKLEEGGAAVAVEVPAGEGFGPVLRAAAAAGLGVKDVETRRTTLEDVFVRLLAGGQARGGR, from the coding sequence ATGGAACCCGTCGTGGAGATCCGCGGGGTCCGCAAGCAGTTCGGCGGGCTGACCGCGCTGGAGCGCGTGGACCTCGAGATCCGCGCCGGCGAGATCTTCGCCCTGCTGGGCCCGAACGGCGCCGGCAAGACCACGCTCATCTCGATCATCGCCGGGCTGCTCCGGGCCACCGAGGGCGAGGTGCGGGTGCTGGGCAAGGACGTGGTGCGGGACTACCGCCACACGCGCCGCGCCATCGGCCTCGTCCCCCAGGAGATCAACTTCGACCCGTTCTTCACGGTCGAGGAGACGCTCCGCATCCAGGCCGGCTACTTCGGCGTGGCGCTCGCCGAGGAGCGGCTGGTGGAGATCCTCCGCGCGCTCGACCTGCTCGGGAAGCGCACCGTGAACAGCCGCGCGCTCTCCGGCGGAATGAAGCGGCGCCTCCTCATCGGCAAGGCGCTGGTGCACGACCCGAAGGTCCTGTTCCTCGACGAGCCCACCGCCGGCGTGGACGTCGAGCTGCGCCGCTCGCTCTGGGAGTACGTGCGCACGCTGCGCGCCCGCGGGACCACGGTGGTCCTCACCACGCACTACCTCGAGGAGGCCGAGGAGCTGGCCGACCGGGTGGGCGTGATCGACCGCGGCCGGCTGCTGGCGCTGGAGGGCAAGGACGAGCTGCTCCGCCGGCACGGCGCGAAGACGCTCCGGCTGGTGCTGGACGTGCCGCGGGCGGTGGTCCCGCCGTCGCTGGCGGCGCTGGGCGGCAAGCTGGAGGAGGGCGGCGCGGCGGTGGCGGTGGAGGTGCCGGCCGGCGAGGGCTTCGGCCCGGTGCTGCGCGCGGCGGCGGCGGCGGGGCTGGGGGTGAAGGACGTGGAGACCCGGCGCACCACGCTCGAGGACGTGTTCGTCCGGCTGCTGGCGGGCGGGCAGGCGCGGGGGGGCCGATGA
- a CDS encoding immune inhibitor A domain-containing protein, protein MNRILRLGACAFLMLSLGGPRASASSWIDEEPAAVPGAGELLRQDDRPFPAGERQRELRAAALEARLAGKAPGRTVQVARGQYVELQREGEDAVWTVLGEFADLLHNQIPEPDRAVDNTTSWSPDFDRQHYLDLLFDDAAGANSLRNFYVEQSSNRYTVHGDVTEWIPVPGDAATYDDDLESPLGGNAVWYFLKDAVNGWYAAQLAAGRTPAELDAYLASYDLRDRYDYDGDGNFDEPDGYVDTVQFVHAGEGNEAGGGVLGDAAIWSHSWYAFYQDVGVTGPAFNPYGGIRIGESSYWIGKYTIQPENGQVGVFAHEFGHDLGLPDLYDTSGGDNGTGFWTLMSSGSWLGDGTVDIGSKSSHMGAWEKFQLGWLDYQVARAGTRSVHRLGPMEATTKQAQGLFVILPKKEVVTVIGTPYAGSSFYYSGAGDGLDQWMYRAMTLPAGATLSAKVRYDIELDWDYAYLVASTDGGATWAPLQTNRSTSTNPNGQNFGAGITGSSGGAWVDLTADLPAGDVVIGFRYWTDANTGGFGLMLDELAITGQPLDGAEAAAGWTLDGFRVSTGTETTRYNHYYVAEYRQYRGYDATLRTGPYYFGYTNDPGLQDYVDHFPYQDGLLVNYWDTSQRNNQTRLHPGKGLLLPIDAHYATLYRVDGGRWSNRIQTYDSTFSVEPTDAIPNLHRNGVLSPIPSLPGAPVFDDRIQYYDPTNPQGSVMNPNTGTQLRILGITGTLGGFMQLEVRPAR, encoded by the coding sequence ATGAATCGCATCCTGCGGTTGGGAGCGTGTGCGTTCCTGATGCTGTCCCTGGGCGGGCCGCGCGCGAGCGCGTCGTCCTGGATCGACGAGGAGCCCGCCGCGGTGCCGGGCGCGGGCGAGCTCCTGCGCCAGGACGACCGTCCGTTCCCGGCCGGCGAGCGGCAGCGCGAGCTCCGGGCGGCCGCGCTCGAGGCGAGGCTCGCGGGCAAGGCGCCGGGCCGGACCGTGCAGGTCGCGCGCGGGCAGTACGTCGAGCTGCAGCGCGAGGGCGAGGACGCGGTCTGGACCGTGCTGGGCGAGTTCGCCGACCTCCTGCACAACCAGATCCCCGAGCCGGATCGCGCCGTGGACAACACGACCAGCTGGTCGCCGGACTTCGACCGGCAGCACTACCTCGACCTGCTGTTCGACGACGCCGCGGGCGCGAACTCGCTCCGCAACTTCTACGTCGAGCAGTCCTCGAACCGGTACACGGTGCACGGCGACGTGACCGAGTGGATCCCGGTCCCGGGCGACGCCGCGACGTACGACGACGACCTGGAGAGCCCGCTCGGCGGCAACGCGGTCTGGTACTTCCTGAAGGACGCGGTGAACGGCTGGTACGCCGCCCAGCTCGCCGCCGGGAGGACGCCGGCGGAGCTCGACGCGTACCTCGCCTCGTACGACCTCCGCGACCGCTACGACTACGACGGCGACGGGAACTTCGACGAGCCGGACGGCTACGTGGACACGGTCCAGTTCGTCCACGCGGGCGAGGGCAACGAGGCGGGCGGCGGGGTCCTCGGCGACGCCGCCATCTGGAGCCACAGCTGGTACGCGTTCTACCAGGACGTGGGCGTCACCGGCCCGGCGTTCAACCCGTACGGCGGCATCCGCATCGGCGAGAGCAGCTACTGGATCGGCAAGTACACCATCCAGCCGGAGAACGGGCAGGTCGGCGTGTTCGCGCACGAGTTCGGCCACGACCTCGGGCTGCCCGACCTCTACGACACCTCCGGCGGCGACAACGGCACCGGCTTCTGGACGCTGATGTCGTCGGGGAGCTGGCTCGGCGACGGCACCGTGGACATCGGGTCGAAGTCCAGCCACATGGGCGCCTGGGAGAAGTTCCAGCTCGGCTGGCTCGACTACCAGGTGGCGCGCGCCGGCACGCGCTCCGTCCACCGGCTCGGTCCGATGGAGGCGACCACGAAGCAGGCGCAGGGGCTGTTCGTGATCCTGCCGAAGAAGGAGGTCGTCACGGTCATCGGCACGCCGTACGCCGGCTCGAGCTTCTACTACAGCGGCGCGGGCGACGGCCTCGACCAGTGGATGTACCGCGCCATGACGTTGCCCGCCGGCGCCACGCTGTCCGCGAAGGTCCGCTACGACATCGAGCTCGACTGGGACTACGCGTACCTCGTGGCGTCCACCGACGGCGGCGCGACCTGGGCCCCGCTCCAGACCAACCGCTCCACCTCCACGAACCCGAACGGCCAGAACTTCGGCGCCGGCATCACCGGCAGCAGCGGCGGCGCCTGGGTGGACCTCACCGCCGACCTCCCCGCGGGCGACGTGGTGATCGGCTTCCGGTACTGGACGGACGCGAACACCGGCGGCTTCGGGCTCATGCTCGACGAGCTCGCCATCACCGGCCAGCCGCTCGACGGCGCCGAGGCCGCGGCAGGCTGGACGCTCGACGGCTTCCGCGTCTCGACCGGCACCGAGACCACCCGGTACAACCACTACTACGTCGCGGAGTACCGGCAGTACCGCGGCTACGACGCCACGCTGCGGACCGGACCGTACTACTTCGGCTACACGAACGACCCCGGGCTGCAGGACTACGTCGATCACTTCCCGTACCAGGACGGGCTGCTCGTCAACTACTGGGACACCTCGCAGCGGAACAACCAGACCCGCCTGCACCCGGGGAAGGGGCTGCTCCTGCCCATCGACGCCCACTACGCGACGCTGTACCGGGTGGACGGCGGCCGCTGGAGCAACCGCATCCAGACCTACGACTCGACGTTCTCGGTCGAGCCCACCGACGCGATCCCCAACCTCCACCGGAACGGCGTGCTGTCGCCGATCCCGAGCCTGCCGGGCGCGCCGGTGTTCGACGATCGCATCCAGTACTACGACCCGACCAACCCGCAGGGCAGCGTGATGAACCCGAACACCGGGACGCAGCTCCGGATCCTCGGCATCACCGGGACGCTGGGCGGCTTCATGCAGCTCGAGGTGCGGCCGGCGAGGTGA
- a CDS encoding ABC transporter permease, with translation MISLGLRTLFVKEVRRFLRVPGQTLLSPLVTTTLYFVVFGYSLGARLADVEGVPYARFIVPGLVTLGVVTNAYLNSASSLFVMKLQGTMVDLLVSPLSYGEVLAGFMGAAVLRGILVGGVMWVVAGAFGGFELAHPLAAVALLVLVAVVFAALGVVTAIWASTFEQVNFFPTFFITPLTFLGGVFYSIEMLPPALRRLTALNPIFYMVDGVRFGMLGISDAAPWVGAAMLLVLAAISVGAAYALLRSGYKLRG, from the coding sequence ATGATCTCGCTCGGGCTTCGGACGCTGTTCGTGAAGGAGGTGCGCCGGTTCCTGCGCGTGCCGGGGCAGACCCTGCTCTCGCCGCTCGTGACCACGACGCTCTACTTCGTGGTGTTCGGCTACTCGCTGGGCGCCCGCCTCGCCGACGTGGAGGGCGTGCCGTACGCGCGCTTCATCGTGCCGGGCCTGGTCACGCTGGGCGTGGTCACGAACGCCTACCTCAACAGCGCCTCCTCGCTCTTCGTGATGAAGCTGCAGGGCACCATGGTGGACCTGCTCGTCTCGCCGCTCTCCTACGGCGAGGTGCTGGCGGGCTTCATGGGCGCGGCGGTGCTGCGCGGCATCCTGGTGGGCGGGGTGATGTGGGTGGTGGCGGGCGCGTTCGGCGGGTTCGAGCTCGCCCACCCGCTCGCGGCGGTGGCGCTGCTGGTGCTGGTGGCGGTGGTGTTCGCGGCGCTGGGCGTGGTCACGGCGATCTGGGCCAGCACGTTCGAGCAGGTGAACTTCTTCCCGACGTTCTTCATCACGCCGCTCACGTTCCTGGGCGGCGTCTTCTACTCGATCGAGATGCTCCCGCCGGCGCTCCGCCGGCTGACGGCGCTGAACCCGATCTTCTACATGGTGGACGGGGTGCGGTTCGGGATGCTCGGGATCTCCGACGCCGCGCCGTGGGTGGGGGCGGCGATGCTGCTGGTGCTGGCGGCCATCTCGGTGGGGGCCGCGTACGCGCTGCTCCGGTCCGGCTACAAGCTGAGGGGCTGA
- a CDS encoding sigma-54-dependent transcriptional regulator, protein MSEQPERRGGARVLVVDDDPGVRYTLREILASEGLEVEEAADGEAALEKLGAQPFPLVLTDLRMPRLDGMALLRRITAGHPATRVVVITAHGSERQAVEAVKAGAYDYFKKPFETEELLAVVRRAVEAVRLADENERLAGELALARSMVFSSEAMRRLAVLVGRVAPRDVTVLITGESGTGKERVAEAIVRASRRAGGPFVRFNCAALSPELAEAELFGHVKGAFTGAVRSRPGLFGEADGGTILLDEVGELAAPAQGKLLRVLQEGEVRPVGDEKARTVDVRVIAATHRDLQELVRAGRFREDLYYRLDVVHLSIPPLRDRPEDIPVLARHFLERFADRFGASPLHVPPALFDRLAAHRWPGNVRELENAIEGLVALSPPDGLDLSLLPGEPAAGSPEAPAAESAPLPLKQRVEAYERGLIVDALRAAHGNRSEAARRLGMSRVTLHDKLRKYGLAGGDEEAGER, encoded by the coding sequence ATGAGCGAGCAGCCGGAGCGGCGCGGCGGGGCGCGGGTGCTGGTGGTGGACGACGACCCCGGCGTCCGCTACACGCTGCGCGAGATCCTCGCGTCGGAGGGGCTGGAGGTGGAGGAGGCCGCCGACGGCGAGGCGGCGCTGGAGAAGCTCGGCGCGCAGCCGTTCCCGCTCGTGCTCACCGACCTGCGCATGCCGCGCCTGGACGGCATGGCGCTGCTCCGCAGGATCACCGCCGGCCACCCGGCCACGCGCGTGGTGGTGATCACCGCGCACGGCTCGGAGCGCCAGGCGGTCGAGGCGGTGAAGGCGGGCGCCTACGACTACTTCAAGAAGCCGTTCGAGACCGAGGAGCTGCTGGCGGTGGTGCGCCGCGCGGTCGAGGCGGTGCGGCTCGCCGACGAGAACGAGCGGCTGGCCGGCGAGCTGGCCCTGGCGCGCTCCATGGTCTTCTCCTCCGAGGCCATGCGCCGCCTCGCGGTGCTGGTGGGCCGGGTGGCGCCGCGCGACGTCACCGTGCTCATCACCGGCGAGAGCGGCACCGGCAAGGAGCGCGTGGCCGAGGCCATCGTGCGCGCCTCGCGCCGCGCCGGCGGGCCGTTCGTCCGGTTCAACTGCGCCGCGCTCTCGCCGGAGCTGGCCGAGGCCGAGCTGTTCGGGCACGTGAAGGGCGCGTTCACCGGGGCGGTGCGCTCGCGCCCGGGCCTGTTCGGCGAGGCCGACGGCGGGACCATCCTGCTCGACGAGGTGGGCGAGCTGGCCGCGCCGGCGCAGGGGAAGCTGCTGCGCGTGCTGCAGGAGGGCGAGGTCCGGCCGGTGGGCGACGAGAAGGCCCGCACGGTGGACGTGCGCGTGATCGCCGCCACCCACCGCGACCTGCAGGAGCTGGTGCGCGCCGGCCGCTTCCGCGAGGACCTCTACTACCGGCTCGACGTGGTCCACCTCTCCATCCCGCCGCTCCGCGATCGGCCCGAGGACATCCCGGTGCTGGCGCGCCACTTCCTGGAGCGCTTCGCCGACCGGTTCGGCGCGTCGCCGCTGCACGTCCCCCCGGCGCTGTTCGACCGGCTGGCCGCGCACCGCTGGCCCGGGAACGTGCGCGAGCTGGAGAACGCGATCGAGGGGCTGGTGGCGCTCTCGCCGCCCGACGGCCTCGACCTCTCGCTCCTGCCCGGCGAGCCGGCCGCCGGCTCGCCCGAGGCGCCGGCGGCCGAGAGCGCGCCGCTCCCGCTGAAGCAGCGCGTGGAGGCGTACGAGCGCGGGCTCATCGTGGACGCGCTGCGCGCCGCGCACGGGAACCGCAGCGAGGCGGCGCGGCGGCTGGGCATGTCGCGGGTCACCCTGCACGACAAGCTCCGCAAGTACGGGCTCGCCGGGGGGGACGAGGAGGCGGGCGAGCGGTAG
- a CDS encoding ABC-F family ATP-binding cassette domain-containing protein: MSLVSASRLSLAYGPKVLFDRAAFSIGPHDRIGLVGANGTGKSSLLRILAGQVSPDDGELVFRRGARVGYLPQDVSELADLPLVDAVLATVPGRAALEDRLAATEAALAAAGTPGEQLEQSQALAELHEELDHFEEHYGRRRAERILGGLGFQPGDLDRPARTFSGGWKMRAALAGLLLQAPDLLLLDEPTNHLDVPTLTWFDAFLRGTRKAVVLISHDRDFLNRQIDRVLALEPEGLRAYAGNHDDYRRLRAEEEERLLAQAERQEAKRAQLEAFIERFGAKATKARQAKSKEKLLEKMEDVQVLEHRATLRFRFAEAPRSGREVLRLEGVRKAFGQRVVYRSLDAAIQRGERVGVIGPNGAGKSTLLKLVAGELAPDGGEVKLGHGVLAGYYAQHHFERPEHPEDAAGAMRTFGTLDPDRTVLDTLWDLVPDRGEAYVRSVAGSFLFSGDDVEKKVGVLSGGERARVALAKLLLVPANLLVLDEPTNHLDLDSSEALIDALKGYDGTLLFVSHNRSFLNQLATVIWEVKDGGIVPCPGNLDDWLYHQRQLEAAGEADAPGTARGAAGDAARAAAPVSEKERRRAEAEARNARARREKPVRDEIARLEARIAELEREERETTAQLADPALYQDFARAKPLIERQAAAKAELETRYAEWEAAQERLQAMQEEG; the protein is encoded by the coding sequence GTGAGCCTCGTCTCCGCCAGCCGGCTGTCGCTCGCGTACGGCCCGAAGGTCCTGTTCGACCGCGCCGCCTTCTCCATCGGGCCGCACGATCGCATCGGGCTGGTCGGCGCGAACGGCACCGGCAAGTCCTCGCTGCTCCGCATCCTCGCCGGCCAGGTCTCGCCCGACGACGGCGAGCTGGTGTTCCGCCGCGGCGCGCGGGTGGGCTACCTGCCGCAGGACGTGTCGGAGCTGGCGGACCTGCCGCTGGTGGACGCGGTGCTCGCGACCGTCCCCGGGCGCGCGGCGCTGGAGGACCGGCTGGCCGCGACCGAGGCGGCGCTCGCCGCGGCGGGCACGCCCGGGGAGCAGCTGGAGCAGTCGCAGGCGCTCGCCGAGCTGCACGAGGAGCTGGACCACTTCGAGGAGCACTACGGCCGGCGCCGGGCCGAGCGGATCCTGGGGGGCCTGGGCTTCCAGCCCGGCGACCTCGACCGGCCCGCCCGCACGTTCTCCGGCGGCTGGAAGATGCGCGCGGCGCTGGCCGGGCTGCTGCTCCAGGCCCCCGACCTGCTCCTGCTCGACGAGCCCACCAACCACCTCGACGTGCCGACGCTCACCTGGTTCGACGCGTTCCTGCGCGGCACGCGCAAGGCGGTGGTGCTCATCTCGCACGACCGCGACTTCCTGAACCGGCAGATCGACCGGGTGCTGGCGCTCGAGCCGGAGGGGCTGCGCGCCTACGCCGGGAACCACGACGACTACCGCCGGCTGCGCGCCGAGGAGGAGGAGCGGCTGCTCGCGCAGGCGGAGCGGCAGGAGGCGAAGCGCGCCCAGCTCGAGGCCTTCATCGAGCGCTTCGGCGCGAAGGCCACCAAGGCGCGGCAGGCGAAGTCGAAGGAGAAGCTGCTCGAGAAGATGGAGGACGTGCAGGTCCTCGAGCACCGCGCCACGCTCCGCTTCCGGTTCGCCGAGGCGCCGCGCTCCGGGCGCGAGGTGCTGCGGCTCGAGGGCGTGCGCAAGGCGTTCGGGCAGCGCGTGGTCTACCGCTCGCTGGACGCGGCCATCCAGCGCGGCGAGCGGGTGGGCGTGATCGGGCCGAACGGCGCGGGCAAGTCCACGCTGCTGAAGCTGGTGGCGGGCGAGCTCGCGCCGGACGGCGGCGAGGTGAAGCTCGGCCACGGCGTGCTCGCCGGCTACTACGCGCAGCACCACTTCGAGCGGCCCGAGCACCCGGAGGACGCGGCCGGCGCGATGCGCACCTTCGGCACGCTGGACCCGGATCGCACCGTGCTCGACACGCTCTGGGACCTCGTCCCCGACCGCGGCGAGGCGTACGTCCGCAGCGTGGCCGGGTCGTTCCTGTTCTCCGGCGACGACGTGGAGAAGAAGGTCGGCGTGCTCTCCGGCGGCGAGCGGGCGCGGGTGGCGCTCGCGAAGCTCCTGCTCGTGCCGGCGAACCTGCTGGTGCTCGACGAGCCCACCAACCACCTCGACCTCGACTCCTCCGAGGCGCTCATCGACGCGCTGAAGGGGTACGACGGGACGCTCCTGTTCGTCTCGCACAACCGGAGCTTCCTGAACCAGCTCGCCACGGTGATCTGGGAGGTGAAGGACGGCGGGATCGTCCCCTGCCCCGGCAACCTCGACGACTGGCTGTACCACCAGCGGCAGCTCGAGGCGGCCGGCGAGGCCGACGCGCCCGGGACGGCCCGCGGCGCGGCCGGCGACGCCGCGCGGGCCGCCGCGCCGGTGAGCGAGAAGGAGCGGCGGCGCGCCGAGGCCGAGGCGCGCAACGCGCGCGCCCGCCGCGAGAAGCCGGTGCGGGACGAGATCGCCCGCCTCGAGGCGCGGATCGCCGAGCTGGAGCGGGAGGAGAGGGAGACCACCGCCCAGCTCGCCGACCCGGCGCTCTACCAGGACTTCGCGCGCGCGAAGCCGCTCATCGAGCGGCAGGCGGCGGCGAAGGCGGAGCTGGAGACGCGCTACGCCGAGTGGGAGGCCGCCCAGGAGCGGCTCCAGGCGATGCAGGAGGAGGGGTGA
- the pruA gene encoding L-glutamate gamma-semialdehyde dehydrogenase: protein MSNGAFRIPDPRNEPVLSYAPGAPERAALKARLTELSSRELEIPLVIGGREVRTGRIAEVRVPHRHGQRLARFHQAGPAEVQAAIEAALQARKTWSAMPPHDRAAVLLKAADLLAGPWRQTLNAATMLGQSKTPYQAEIDAACEIIDFWRWNPHFMERIHHDQPVSPPGQWNRTEYRALEGFVFAVTPFNFTSIAANLPTAPALMGNTVVWKPASSAIYSAWHVMKLLEAAGLPPGVINFVPGPGRAVGDPALASADLAGLHFTGSTGVFQQMWRTIGENLPRYHGYPRIVGETGGKDFVFVHPSADVDAAATALVRGAFEYQGQKCSAASRAYVPESLWPQLRERLLGMVAELKMGEVEDFTTFMGAVIDRGAFDSIRKHIGVARSSSQAKILAGGGCDDSKGFFIEPTVIETVNPHFKLMEEEIFGPVLTVYVYADIRLDEALELCSTTSPYGLTGAIFARDREAVADLTRRLADAAGNFYVNDKPTGAVVGQQPFGGARASGTNDKAGSIANLYRWVSIRAIKETFDPAVRFEYPYMREK from the coding sequence ATGTCGAACGGCGCTTTCCGCATCCCCGATCCCCGCAACGAGCCGGTCCTCTCCTACGCGCCCGGCGCGCCCGAGCGCGCCGCGCTGAAGGCGCGGCTCACCGAGCTGTCCTCGCGCGAGCTCGAGATCCCGCTGGTCATCGGCGGGCGCGAGGTGCGCACCGGCCGCATCGCCGAGGTGCGGGTGCCGCACCGCCACGGCCAGCGCCTGGCGCGCTTCCACCAGGCCGGGCCCGCCGAGGTCCAGGCCGCCATCGAGGCGGCGCTGCAGGCGCGCAAGACGTGGTCGGCCATGCCGCCGCACGACCGGGCCGCGGTGCTGCTCAAGGCCGCCGACCTGCTGGCCGGCCCGTGGCGGCAGACGCTGAACGCCGCCACCATGCTGGGCCAGTCGAAGACGCCGTACCAGGCCGAGATCGACGCCGCCTGCGAGATCATCGACTTCTGGCGCTGGAACCCGCACTTCATGGAGCGGATCCACCACGACCAGCCGGTGTCGCCGCCGGGCCAGTGGAACCGCACCGAGTACCGCGCCCTCGAGGGCTTCGTCTTCGCGGTCACGCCGTTCAACTTCACCTCCATCGCGGCGAACCTGCCCACCGCCCCCGCGCTCATGGGCAACACCGTGGTGTGGAAGCCGGCCTCGAGCGCGATCTACTCGGCCTGGCACGTGATGAAGCTGCTGGAGGCGGCCGGGCTGCCGCCGGGGGTGATCAACTTCGTCCCCGGGCCCGGGCGCGCGGTGGGCGACCCCGCGCTCGCCAGCGCCGACCTCGCCGGCCTGCACTTCACCGGCTCGACCGGCGTGTTCCAGCAGATGTGGCGCACCATCGGCGAGAACCTGCCGCGCTACCACGGCTACCCGCGCATCGTGGGCGAGACCGGCGGCAAGGACTTCGTGTTCGTGCACCCCTCCGCCGACGTGGACGCGGCCGCCACCGCGCTCGTCCGCGGCGCGTTCGAGTACCAGGGCCAGAAGTGCTCGGCCGCCTCGCGCGCCTACGTGCCGGAGAGCCTCTGGCCGCAGCTCCGCGAGCGCCTGCTGGGCATGGTGGCCGAGCTCAAGATGGGCGAGGTGGAGGACTTCACCACGTTCATGGGCGCGGTGATCGACCGCGGCGCGTTCGACTCCATCCGCAAGCACATCGGCGTGGCCCGCTCGTCCTCCCAGGCCAAGATCCTGGCCGGCGGCGGCTGCGACGACTCGAAGGGCTTCTTCATCGAGCCCACCGTCATCGAGACGGTGAACCCGCACTTCAAGCTCATGGAGGAGGAGATCTTCGGGCCGGTGCTGACCGTGTACGTCTACGCGGACATCCGCCTCGACGAGGCGCTCGAGCTCTGCTCCACCACCTCGCCGTACGGGCTCACCGGCGCGATCTTCGCGCGCGACCGCGAGGCGGTCGCCGACCTCACCCGCCGCCTCGCCGACGCCGCCGGCAACTTCTACGTGAACGACAAGCCCACCGGCGCGGTGGTGGGCCAGCAGCCGTTCGGCGGGGCGCGCGCGTCGGGCACCAACGACAAGGCCGGGAGCATCGCGAACCTGTACCGCTGGGTCTCGATCCGCGCGATCAAGGAGACGTTCGACCCCGCGGTCCGCTTCGAGTACCCGTACATGCGGGAGAAGTAG
- a CDS encoding sensor histidine kinase — protein MPPPGHDQIQREELSRLFGQLVGARLLLVPLVLAAGAWMAWVDPTPWRRALLAAILVTIAAFFTVEYVRFRRRGGLAPGQVRINLVAAVVGQMILTAATGGLSSPFIYVAVLLAVIVNVFVRPPVSAWLTAFQVLAVWTFAALVATGAAPLELELLGGAARRPPPVGLCLHAGFLTVVLVSIAFAGRAGRKVFEAILRRALAAQQDSLRAYAERAEEMTALSGEIAHELKNPLASVKGLAGLLAQGVGPGKPTERLAVLRQEVGRMQAILDGFLNFSRPLVPLVLEDCDVAALAREVAALHEGLARERGVAVEARGAAVRARCDPRKVKQILVNLVQNALDASPAGAAVELEAAPGPGGGALIRVQDRGPGLDPAVRDAAFSPGFTTKASGSGLGLTIARSLARQHGGDLVLSPRAGGGMVAELTLPATPAGAGTGAAA, from the coding sequence ATGCCACCGCCCGGACACGACCAGATCCAGCGCGAGGAGCTGTCCCGGCTGTTCGGGCAGCTCGTCGGCGCGCGCCTGCTGCTGGTCCCGCTGGTGCTGGCCGCCGGCGCCTGGATGGCGTGGGTGGATCCGACGCCGTGGCGGCGGGCGCTGCTCGCCGCGATCCTGGTGACGATCGCCGCGTTCTTCACCGTCGAGTACGTCCGCTTCCGGCGCCGCGGCGGGCTCGCGCCCGGCCAGGTGCGGATCAACCTCGTGGCCGCGGTGGTCGGGCAGATGATCCTCACCGCCGCCACCGGCGGGCTCTCCAGCCCGTTCATCTACGTGGCGGTGCTGCTCGCGGTCATCGTGAACGTCTTCGTGCGCCCGCCGGTGTCCGCCTGGCTCACCGCCTTCCAGGTCCTGGCCGTCTGGACGTTCGCCGCGCTGGTCGCCACCGGCGCGGCCCCGCTAGAGCTGGAGCTGCTCGGCGGCGCGGCGCGGCGGCCGCCGCCGGTGGGGCTCTGCCTGCACGCCGGCTTCCTCACCGTCGTGCTCGTGTCGATCGCGTTCGCCGGGCGGGCCGGCCGCAAGGTGTTCGAGGCCATCCTCCGGCGCGCGCTCGCGGCGCAGCAGGACTCGCTGCGCGCGTACGCCGAGCGGGCCGAGGAGATGACCGCGCTCTCCGGCGAGATCGCGCACGAGCTGAAGAACCCGCTCGCGAGCGTGAAGGGGCTGGCCGGCCTGCTGGCGCAGGGGGTCGGCCCGGGCAAGCCCACCGAGCGGCTCGCGGTGCTCCGCCAGGAGGTGGGCCGGATGCAGGCCATCCTGGACGGCTTCCTGAACTTCTCCCGGCCGCTCGTGCCGCTCGTGCTGGAGGACTGCGACGTGGCGGCGCTGGCGCGCGAGGTCGCGGCGCTGCACGAGGGCCTGGCGCGCGAGCGCGGCGTGGCGGTGGAGGCGCGCGGCGCCGCCGTGCGCGCGCGCTGCGATCCGCGGAAGGTGAAGCAGATCCTGGTGAACCTGGTGCAGAACGCGCTCGACGCGAGCCCGGCCGGCGCCGCGGTGGAGCTGGAGGCGGCGCCCGGCCCGGGCGGCGGGGCGCTGATCCGGGTGCAGGACCGCGGCCCGGGGCTCGACCCCGCGGTGCGCGACGCCGCGTTCTCCCCCGGCTTCACCACCAAGGCGAGCGGCTCGGGGCTGGGGCTCACCATCGCCCGGTCGCTGGCGCGGCAGCACGGCGGCGACCTGGTCCTCTCCCCCCGCGCGGGCGGGGGGATGGTGGCCGAGCTCACCCTGCCCGCGACCCCCGCCGGCGCGGGGACGGGAGCGGCGGCATGA